From the genome of Actinacidiphila yeochonensis CN732, one region includes:
- a CDS encoding ATP-binding protein — protein MHAPEFVGRGREIAELRRAFAAPPPVVWIDGEAGVGKSRLLREYLATRTARADRVLVARCPPLHHPQTLAPLVDAVRQAADTVEGLPLSPLAGALRPLFPEWAGVLPAAPGPAEDATAVRHRAFRALAELLGCLRVAVLVVEDVHWADEATLEFLLFLTSRVPQPVGLVVTCRPEDVPSGSLLRRLATRLAADSASAAGRLRLTLAPLDVAGTARLVSSMLSGVQVSERFAGFLHRRTDGVPLAVEGAVRLLADRADLTFHGGGWERRHLDEIGVPATVRDMVLERVGRLGPEAQAVLRAAAVLGRPAEESTVQAVAGLAAGRAQAGLCEALDGGLLDDDGWGQVAFRHVLARQAVYDAIPRPRRRTLHRRAGRTLEGLAPQPVAELAGHFRAAGERSEWCRYGEWAADLALASGDETTAGALLHDLVVNAGLPAASVVRLIRKFPFASFAGPARFRELLPPLRAALDSGVRGPGEEADVRVQLGNLLLFMGEDDAGRAELKRALPHLAHDPAEAARAMMRLGWPRSSSWPVAAHLRWLERAAQVEVPSMTAADRLGFAADQATARLMLGEMDGWALAARIPDDAAVPAEWQQISRANLNIGDMAMLWGRYAVAERRLDRALALAGRRRYRRYQSAAMVTRAHLDWLTGAWDGLAERAAALAEGEDILPLARLESLLVAGLLQAAAGAYEPAAERLRLVLAEEVRSGALADSMEAAAALSRLALIGGRAEEALEITEEPAAVIARKRTWVWAADLGPARVAALAAAGRVEEAGRLTAAFARGLRGRDAPGPQAGLASCRAILAQARGENTAAARLFARAAAAWQDLPRPYEALLAQEQQARCQLAAGRPETALALLAGVRGQLIALGALGDADRVVATLREHGVAAKRPQRGGRRGYGNGLSPRESEVTRLVATGRSNRQIAEALFLSPKTVAQHLSSAMRKLGVSSRTALAVLATGAGSTVAELAQRDVPDQEPGAVAKNR, from the coding sequence GTGCATGCTCCCGAGTTCGTGGGCCGCGGGCGGGAGATAGCCGAGCTCCGCCGGGCGTTCGCCGCGCCGCCGCCGGTGGTGTGGATCGACGGCGAGGCCGGGGTCGGCAAGAGCAGGCTGCTGCGGGAGTACCTGGCCACGCGGACGGCCAGGGCGGACCGGGTGCTGGTCGCGCGCTGCCCGCCGCTGCACCACCCGCAGACCCTGGCCCCGCTGGTGGACGCGGTGCGGCAGGCGGCGGACACCGTGGAGGGGTTGCCACTGAGCCCGCTGGCCGGGGCGCTGCGGCCGCTGTTCCCGGAGTGGGCCGGGGTCCTTCCGGCCGCGCCGGGACCGGCCGAGGACGCGACGGCGGTCCGGCACCGGGCCTTCCGGGCGCTGGCCGAACTGCTGGGCTGCCTGCGCGTGGCGGTGCTGGTCGTGGAGGACGTGCACTGGGCGGACGAGGCCACGCTGGAGTTCCTGCTGTTCCTGACCTCCAGGGTGCCGCAGCCCGTCGGCCTGGTGGTCACCTGCCGCCCGGAGGACGTGCCGAGCGGCTCGCTGCTGCGGCGGCTGGCCACCCGGCTCGCCGCGGACTCCGCCTCGGCGGCGGGGCGGCTGCGGCTGACCCTCGCGCCGCTCGATGTGGCCGGTACGGCGCGGCTGGTGTCGTCCATGCTGTCCGGCGTGCAGGTGTCCGAGCGGTTCGCGGGGTTCCTTCACCGGCGGACCGACGGGGTGCCGCTGGCGGTGGAGGGCGCGGTGCGGCTGCTGGCCGACCGGGCCGATCTGACCTTCCACGGCGGCGGGTGGGAGCGCCGGCACCTGGACGAGATCGGTGTTCCGGCCACGGTCCGCGACATGGTGCTGGAGCGGGTGGGGCGGCTCGGGCCCGAGGCGCAGGCGGTGCTGCGCGCCGCGGCGGTGCTCGGCCGGCCGGCCGAGGAGTCAACGGTGCAGGCGGTGGCGGGCCTTGCCGCGGGGCGGGCGCAGGCCGGCCTGTGCGAGGCCCTGGACGGCGGGCTGCTGGACGACGACGGCTGGGGGCAGGTGGCGTTCCGTCATGTGCTGGCGCGCCAGGCGGTGTACGACGCCATACCGCGGCCGAGGCGGCGGACCCTGCACCGGCGCGCCGGGCGGACGCTTGAGGGCCTGGCGCCGCAGCCGGTGGCCGAACTGGCCGGCCACTTCCGCGCGGCCGGCGAGCGAAGCGAGTGGTGCCGGTACGGCGAATGGGCCGCCGACCTGGCGCTCGCCTCGGGTGACGAGACGACCGCCGGAGCGCTGCTGCACGACCTGGTCGTCAACGCCGGCCTGCCGGCCGCGTCGGTGGTCCGGCTGATCAGGAAGTTCCCGTTCGCGTCGTTCGCGGGGCCGGCCCGGTTCCGTGAGCTGCTGCCTCCCCTGCGCGCCGCGCTGGACTCCGGGGTACGGGGGCCCGGCGAGGAGGCGGACGTCCGCGTACAGCTCGGCAACCTGCTGCTGTTCATGGGCGAGGACGACGCCGGCCGCGCCGAGTTGAAGCGGGCGCTCCCGCATCTGGCCCACGACCCGGCCGAGGCGGCCAGGGCTATGATGCGGCTGGGCTGGCCGCGCAGCAGCAGTTGGCCCGTCGCGGCCCATCTGCGCTGGCTGGAGCGCGCGGCCCAGGTGGAGGTTCCGTCGATGACGGCGGCCGACCGGCTCGGCTTCGCCGCGGACCAGGCCACGGCCCGGCTGATGCTGGGTGAGATGGACGGGTGGGCGCTCGCCGCGCGGATCCCCGACGACGCCGCCGTCCCGGCGGAGTGGCAGCAGATATCCCGGGCGAACCTGAACATCGGTGACATGGCGATGCTGTGGGGCCGGTACGCCGTCGCCGAGCGGCGGCTGGACCGGGCCCTCGCGCTGGCTGGCCGCCGCCGGTACCGGCGCTACCAGTCCGCCGCCATGGTGACCCGGGCCCATCTGGACTGGCTCACCGGCGCCTGGGACGGGCTCGCCGAGCGGGCCGCCGCGCTGGCCGAGGGCGAGGACATCCTCCCGCTCGCCCGGCTGGAGTCGCTCCTGGTCGCCGGGCTGCTGCAGGCCGCCGCGGGCGCGTACGAGCCGGCGGCCGAGCGCCTGCGGCTGGTGCTGGCCGAGGAGGTGCGGAGCGGCGCGCTGGCGGACTCCATGGAGGCCGCCGCGGCGCTGTCCCGGCTGGCGCTGATCGGCGGCCGCGCCGAGGAGGCGCTGGAGATCACCGAGGAGCCGGCGGCCGTCATCGCCCGCAAGCGCACCTGGGTCTGGGCGGCGGATCTCGGCCCGGCGCGGGTGGCCGCGCTGGCCGCCGCCGGCCGCGTCGAGGAGGCCGGACGGCTGACCGCGGCGTTCGCCCGCGGGCTGCGCGGCCGCGACGCCCCGGGGCCGCAGGCCGGACTGGCCTCCTGCCGGGCGATCCTGGCCCAGGCGCGCGGCGAGAACACCGCGGCCGCCCGGCTGTTCGCCCGGGCGGCCGCGGCCTGGCAGGACCTCCCCCGCCCTTACGAGGCGCTGCTGGCCCAGGAGCAGCAGGCCCGCTGCCAGCTCGCCGCGGGCCGGCCCGAAACCGCTCTGGCCCTCCTGGCCGGCGTGCGCGGGCAGTTGATCGCGCTGGGCGCCCTGGGCGACGCCGACCGGGTGGTGGCGACGTTGCGCGAGCACGGCGTCGCGGCGAAGCGGCCGCAGCGCGGCGGCCGCCGCGGCTACGGCAACGGCCTGTCGCCCCGGGAGTCGGAGGTCACCCGCCTGGTGGCCACCGGGCGCAGCAACCGGCAGATCGCCGAGGCGCTGTTCCTGTCCCCGAAGACGGTCGCCCAGCACCTGAGCTCCGCGATGCGCAAGCTCGGTGTCTCCTCGCGTACCGCCCTGGCGGTGCTCGCCACCGGTGCGGGCAGCACGGTCGCGGAACTCGCACAGCGGGACGTACCGGACCAGGAACCCGGCGCCGTGGCCAAAAATAGGTGA
- a CDS encoding uracil-xanthine permease family protein: MGRVAGWKLHGDGRSPAPGAVVRPDERLSWGRTAGLGAQHVVAMFGATFVAPVLMGLDPNLAVMMSGFATVLFLLTTGGHIPSYLGSSLSFVGVAGVIRAQGGGSATVTGALLVTGAVLLLCGLVVRGLGARVVHAVLPPAVTGAVVLLIGFNLAPVAAGTYWPQDPWTALLTLAATGIGLVALRGFLGRVAIFLGLVFGYAVSWLFDRVFGRIHSPDSAGHAVTRWRLDLGGVGKADWFGFPPTHAPDFKASAVLVALPVVIALIAENAGHVKAVGEMTGEPLDERLGTAVAADGAATVVSTAFGGPATTTYAENIGVMAATRVYSTAAYWAAALFAILFGLCPKFGAVVAAVPGGVLGGVTVLLYGMIGLLGARIWVDNRVDLGDPRTLVPVAAGVIMGIGDVTLTFTDTFSLSGIALGTVVVLAGYHAAHLVRLPAASPPPLDPPPGSGSSSASAPAGE, from the coding sequence ATGGGGCGAGTCGCGGGCTGGAAGCTCCACGGGGACGGGCGCAGCCCGGCGCCCGGCGCCGTCGTCCGGCCGGACGAGCGGCTGTCCTGGGGCCGTACCGCCGGCCTGGGCGCGCAGCACGTGGTGGCGATGTTCGGAGCCACGTTCGTGGCCCCGGTCCTCATGGGGCTCGACCCCAACCTCGCCGTGATGATGTCCGGCTTCGCCACCGTGCTGTTCCTGCTCACCACCGGCGGCCACATCCCCAGCTACCTGGGCAGCAGCCTGTCCTTCGTCGGCGTGGCGGGCGTCATCCGGGCCCAGGGCGGCGGCAGCGCCACCGTCACCGGCGCGCTGCTGGTCACCGGCGCGGTGCTGCTGCTGTGCGGCCTGGTCGTCCGGGGCCTGGGCGCGCGCGTCGTGCACGCCGTGCTGCCGCCCGCCGTCACCGGCGCGGTGGTGCTGCTCATCGGCTTCAACCTGGCGCCCGTGGCGGCCGGCACGTACTGGCCGCAGGACCCGTGGACGGCGCTGCTGACGCTGGCCGCCACCGGCATCGGGCTGGTGGCGCTGCGCGGCTTCCTCGGCCGCGTCGCGATCTTCCTCGGCCTGGTCTTCGGCTACGCCGTCTCCTGGCTCTTCGACCGCGTCTTCGGCCGTATCCACAGCCCCGACAGCGCCGGACACGCCGTCACCCGGTGGCGGCTGGACCTCGGCGGGGTGGGGAAGGCCGACTGGTTCGGCTTCCCGCCCACCCACGCGCCCGACTTCAAGGCGTCCGCCGTCCTGGTGGCGCTGCCGGTGGTGATCGCGCTCATCGCGGAGAACGCCGGGCACGTCAAGGCCGTCGGCGAGATGACGGGCGAGCCGCTGGACGAGCGGCTGGGCACCGCGGTGGCCGCCGACGGCGCGGCCACCGTCGTCTCCACCGCGTTCGGCGGCCCGGCGACCACCACCTACGCCGAGAACATCGGCGTCATGGCCGCCACCCGCGTCTACTCCACGGCCGCCTACTGGGCCGCCGCGCTCTTCGCGATCCTCTTCGGGCTGTGCCCGAAGTTCGGCGCGGTCGTCGCCGCGGTGCCCGGCGGGGTGCTTGGCGGCGTGACCGTCCTCCTCTACGGCATGATCGGGCTGCTCGGCGCCCGGATCTGGGTCGACAACCGGGTCGACCTGGGCGACCCGCGCACGCTGGTGCCGGTCGCGGCCGGCGTGATCATGGGCATCGGCGACGTCACGCTCACGTTCACCGACACCTTCTCGCTCAGCGGGATCGCGCTCGGCACCGTCGTGGTGCTGGCCGGCTACCACGCGGCCCACCTGGTCCGCCTCCCCGCCGCGTCCCCGCCTCCCCTGGACCCGCCGCCGGGCTCCGGGAGCTCCTCGGCCTCCGCACCGGCGGGGGAGTAG
- a CDS encoding GNAT family N-acetyltransferase: protein MSIAPAPAVVSPIASPSDAAAFRELNAEWISRLFTLQDWDRAVLEDPYGRVVEPGGDVLLAREPGSAEVVGCVALLRYPDAVFELAKMAVAPAAQGRGIGRLLVAAAIDRSRALGAARLFLGTSGRLAAAVHLYEDAGFVRTTRDRIPVEGYPARADIFMELP, encoded by the coding sequence ATGTCGATCGCCCCCGCCCCGGCCGTGGTCTCCCCGATCGCCTCACCGAGCGACGCCGCCGCGTTCCGCGAGCTCAACGCGGAGTGGATCTCCAGGCTGTTCACCCTCCAGGACTGGGACCGGGCCGTCCTCGAAGACCCGTACGGCCGCGTCGTGGAACCCGGCGGCGACGTGCTCCTGGCCCGTGAGCCGGGCAGCGCCGAGGTCGTCGGGTGCGTCGCGCTCCTCCGCTATCCCGACGCCGTGTTCGAGCTGGCGAAGATGGCCGTGGCCCCGGCCGCGCAGGGCCGCGGCATCGGCCGCCTGCTGGTGGCCGCGGCGATCGACCGCTCCCGGGCGCTCGGCGCGGCCCGGCTGTTCCTCGGCACCAGCGGCAGGCTGGCCGCCGCCGTCCACCTGTACGAGGACGCCGGGTTCGTCAGGACCACCCGCGACCGCATCCCGGTGGAGGGCTACCCGGCCCGCGCCGACATCTTCATGGAACTGCCCTGA
- a CDS encoding LysR family transcriptional regulator — translation MDQRVELRHLRYFLAVAEELHFGRAAQRLHIAQPALSQQIRQLERIVGVELLRRTSRSVRLTDAGAAFRPRAAELLGRLAADLDEAGRVGRGEAGRLDIAFITSATVILGQRLRAFSLRRPDVQVQLHDGFTVEVLTALRRGTADVGIVRDPEEHDEIDLSPLATERFVAVVPAEHAAAGRDRVDVSELAADPLILFPRVAGAHAFDVNTQPLRDAGIDVEVAQECSNWHTIVMLVAAGLGVTIAPYSITTLLPPGARRLELDGSAGPSRIFMATRRGDDRPLVRAFVAAPESAAGGR, via the coding sequence ATGGATCAGCGCGTCGAGCTCCGCCACCTGCGGTACTTCCTGGCCGTGGCCGAGGAACTGCACTTCGGCCGCGCCGCACAGCGGCTGCACATCGCGCAGCCGGCCCTGTCCCAGCAGATCAGGCAGCTGGAGAGGATCGTCGGCGTCGAACTCCTGCGGCGGACCTCCCGCAGCGTCCGCCTCACCGACGCCGGAGCCGCCTTCCGGCCCCGGGCGGCCGAACTCCTGGGGCGGCTGGCAGCCGACCTCGACGAGGCCGGCCGGGTCGGCCGCGGTGAGGCCGGCCGGCTGGACATCGCCTTCATCACCTCCGCCACCGTGATCCTCGGCCAACGGCTCCGCGCGTTCTCGCTCCGCCGCCCGGACGTCCAGGTCCAGCTGCACGACGGCTTCACCGTCGAGGTCCTGACGGCCCTCCGGCGGGGCACGGCGGACGTCGGGATCGTGCGGGACCCCGAGGAGCACGACGAGATCGACCTCTCGCCGCTGGCCACGGAGCGGTTCGTCGCCGTCGTCCCCGCCGAGCACGCCGCCGCCGGGCGGGACCGGGTGGACGTCTCGGAGCTGGCCGCCGACCCGCTGATCCTCTTCCCGCGCGTGGCGGGCGCCCACGCCTTCGACGTGAACACGCAGCCGCTGCGGGACGCCGGAATCGACGTCGAGGTCGCCCAGGAGTGCTCGAACTGGCACACCATCGTCATGCTCGTCGCCGCCGGTCTCGGCGTCACCATCGCGCCCTACAGCATCACCACCCTGCTCCCGCCGGGCGCGCGGCGGCTCGAACTCGACGGCTCCGCCGGCCCGAGCCGCATCTTCATGGCCACCCGCCGGGGGGACGACCGCCCCCTCGTACGGGCCTTCGTCGCGGCGCCCGAATCCGCCGCCGGCGGGCGCTGA
- a CDS encoding MFS transporter, with amino-acid sequence MHRPAAPDPWSPARTRRAHLTLRAAFAVHGAVQGSFATRIPWIKDHLGLSAASLGLALVCPAIGSSALMPLAGRVMHRFGSRTALRLLLSLWCASLALPALAPGLPWLCLSLLVFGATAGLADVVMNALGLAVEEHKGRSIMSGLHGMWSGGTLLGAAVGVPAVHAGLDGRLHLALAAAVLLTAALAVTAGTPDVRPDEDEAAPPRFALPPKAALVIGAIGFCGVFAEGGSSDWCAVYLRDVAHASPAVAALAYTAFSCTMTSARLLGDLVVRRVGAVRAVRAGGALSTVGGLLVVTAHTPVPAVIGFALIGVGVSVTVPLCFAAAGRRGPVPSQAIAGVATVTYTSGLIAPAAIGGIAGATSLTVSFALVTLLTLGLVAGAGVLRPAPATETPAPARPGTRAGAAAE; translated from the coding sequence ATGCACAGACCCGCCGCCCCTGACCCGTGGTCTCCGGCCCGGACCCGCCGAGCCCATCTGACCCTGCGCGCGGCCTTCGCCGTGCACGGCGCCGTGCAGGGCAGCTTCGCCACCCGCATCCCCTGGATCAAGGACCACCTGGGCCTGAGCGCCGCGTCGCTGGGCCTGGCGCTGGTCTGCCCGGCGATCGGCTCCTCCGCCCTGATGCCGCTGGCCGGCCGGGTGATGCACCGGTTCGGCTCCCGTACGGCGCTGCGGCTGCTGCTGTCCCTGTGGTGCGCCTCCCTGGCGCTGCCCGCGCTGGCCCCGGGGCTGCCCTGGCTGTGCCTGTCGCTGCTGGTCTTCGGTGCCACCGCGGGCCTGGCCGACGTGGTGATGAACGCGCTCGGCCTGGCGGTGGAGGAGCACAAGGGCCGCTCGATCATGTCCGGGCTGCACGGCATGTGGAGCGGCGGCACCCTGCTCGGCGCCGCCGTGGGCGTCCCGGCCGTGCACGCCGGGCTGGACGGGCGGCTGCACCTGGCGCTGGCCGCGGCGGTGCTGCTGACCGCGGCGCTGGCGGTCACCGCGGGCACCCCGGACGTGCGCCCGGACGAGGACGAGGCGGCGCCGCCGAGGTTCGCGCTGCCGCCGAAGGCCGCGCTGGTGATCGGGGCGATCGGCTTCTGCGGGGTGTTCGCCGAGGGCGGCAGCTCCGACTGGTGCGCGGTCTACCTGCGGGACGTGGCCCACGCCTCCCCCGCCGTGGCCGCGCTCGCCTACACGGCCTTCTCCTGCACCATGACCTCCGCGCGGCTGCTGGGCGACCTGGTCGTACGGCGGGTGGGCGCGGTCCGCGCCGTGCGGGCCGGCGGGGCGCTGTCGACGGTCGGCGGGCTGCTGGTGGTCACCGCGCACACCCCGGTGCCCGCGGTGATCGGCTTCGCGCTGATCGGGGTGGGCGTGTCGGTGACGGTACCCCTGTGCTTCGCGGCGGCCGGACGGCGCGGCCCGGTGCCGAGCCAGGCCATCGCGGGTGTGGCGACCGTGACCTACACCTCGGGCCTGATCGCCCCCGCGGCCATCGGCGGCATCGCCGGCGCCACCTCCCTGACCGTGTCGTTCGCCCTGGTCACCCTCCTCACGCTGGGCCTGGTGGCCGGCGCGGGCGTCCTGCGCCCGGCCCCCGCGACGGAGACCCCGGCACCCGCCCGGCCGGGCACCCGGGCCGGCGCGGCGGCGGAGTAG
- a CDS encoding ROK family transcriptional regulator, with amino-acid sequence MTATREHPGRGASPRTARAINDRLALSLLQREGPLTAGRLKELTGMSRPSVADLVERLRESGLIEVVGESAETRRGPRARIYGIVADRAYVAGLDVRVESVGVEIADLLGRTVLRDEWAVPPGADPARVVEDGVALLLGAVERSGTGGRLHTAALGAPGLVDPGTGRLSPFGALPAWHGALVDELRARLGVPVLLENEVNLAAVAEQRVRNFGDETFVLLWIGGGVGASVVLDGRLRRGASGGAGEVGFLPVPAEGGLPTAADCDHGYHGMVGSRAVCALARAHGLAAAGGPQDADAAADAVRAAVERPGAGAFLDELAGRIAVGAAAVCAVLDPGRVVLAGEVGEAGGARLAARTGAAFARISPLRTSFETTAVRGGAILRGAVITAMEAAQSDLFAPAV; translated from the coding sequence ATGACCGCCACCCGCGAGCACCCCGGGAGGGGCGCCTCACCCCGCACCGCCCGAGCCATCAACGACCGGTTGGCGCTGAGCCTCCTCCAGCGCGAAGGGCCGCTCACCGCGGGGCGGTTGAAGGAGCTGACCGGGATGTCCCGGCCCAGCGTCGCGGACCTGGTGGAGCGGCTGCGGGAATCCGGCCTGATCGAGGTGGTCGGCGAGTCCGCCGAGACCCGGCGCGGCCCGCGGGCCCGGATCTACGGCATCGTGGCCGACCGCGCGTACGTCGCCGGGCTCGACGTGCGCGTGGAGAGCGTCGGGGTGGAGATCGCCGACCTGCTGGGCCGCACCGTCCTGCGCGACGAGTGGGCCGTACCGCCGGGCGCCGACCCGGCGCGGGTCGTCGAGGACGGCGTCGCACTGCTGCTCGGCGCCGTCGAACGCAGCGGCACGGGCGGGCGGCTGCACACCGCGGCCCTCGGGGCGCCCGGCCTGGTCGACCCCGGCACCGGACGGCTCAGCCCGTTCGGGGCGCTGCCCGCCTGGCACGGCGCCCTCGTCGACGAGCTACGCGCCCGGCTCGGCGTCCCGGTGCTGCTGGAGAACGAGGTGAACCTCGCGGCCGTGGCCGAGCAGCGGGTGCGGAACTTCGGCGACGAGACGTTCGTGCTGCTCTGGATCGGCGGCGGCGTCGGCGCCTCGGTGGTGCTCGACGGGCGGCTGCGCCGCGGGGCGTCGGGCGGCGCGGGCGAGGTCGGGTTCCTGCCCGTCCCCGCCGAGGGCGGCCTGCCCACCGCCGCGGACTGCGACCACGGCTACCACGGCATGGTCGGCAGCCGGGCGGTGTGCGCGCTCGCCCGCGCCCACGGCCTGGCCGCCGCCGGGGGGCCGCAGGACGCCGACGCCGCCGCCGACGCGGTCCGGGCGGCGGTGGAGCGGCCGGGCGCCGGGGCGTTCCTGGACGAGCTCGCCGGCCGGATCGCGGTGGGCGCCGCGGCGGTGTGCGCGGTGCTCGACCCGGGCCGCGTGGTGCTCGCCGGCGAGGTCGGCGAGGCCGGCGGCGCGCGGCTCGCGGCCCGCACGGGGGCGGCCTTCGCCCGGATATCCCCGCTGCGGACGTCCTTCGAGACGACGGCGGTGCGGGGCGGCGCGATCCTGCGCGGGGCGGTCATCACGGCGATGGAGGCCGCGCAGTCCGACCTCTTCGCGCCCGCGGTCTGA
- a CDS encoding riboflavin synthase, producing the protein MFTGIVEELGEITAVEKLTDAARFTVRGPVVTADARHGDSIAVNGVCLTVVDLLDGAFTADVMAETLKRSSLGVLAPGSRVNLERPTALGGRLGGHLVQGHVDGTGTVLERTPGEHWEVVRIALPAELARYVVEKGSITVDGVSLTVVDAGADSFTVSLIPATLAATTLGVKQPGEPVNLEVDVIAKYVERMLGGRAAAGPEAVR; encoded by the coding sequence GTGTTCACCGGAATCGTCGAAGAGCTGGGCGAGATCACCGCCGTCGAGAAGCTGACCGACGCCGCCCGTTTCACCGTCCGCGGCCCCGTCGTGACCGCGGACGCCCGGCACGGCGACTCGATCGCCGTCAACGGCGTCTGCCTGACCGTCGTCGACCTGCTGGACGGCGCGTTCACCGCCGACGTGATGGCCGAGACGCTCAAGCGCTCCAGCCTGGGCGTCCTCGCCCCCGGCTCGCGCGTCAACCTGGAGCGCCCGACCGCGCTCGGCGGGCGGCTCGGCGGGCACCTGGTGCAGGGCCACGTGGACGGCACCGGGACGGTCCTGGAGCGCACCCCCGGCGAGCACTGGGAGGTCGTCAGGATCGCGCTGCCGGCCGAACTCGCCCGCTACGTCGTGGAGAAGGGCTCCATCACGGTGGACGGCGTGAGCCTCACCGTGGTCGACGCCGGCGCGGACTCGTTCACCGTCAGCCTGATCCCGGCCACCCTCGCGGCCACCACGCTGGGCGTCAAGCAGCCGGGCGAGCCGGTCAACCTGGAGGTCGACGTGATCGCCAAGTACGTCGAGCGGATGCTCGGCGGCCGCGCCGCGGCAGGGCCGGAGGCCGTTCGATGA
- a CDS encoding nicotinamide mononucleotide transporter family protein, whose translation MSVVHWLNSQAFTAFDQHVIWSDLIGNLLGLAALALGWRRAMLTWPVQLLSGVVLVAAFWGAHLGGGVGKQFVVITVAVWGWYQWRRGSAEGARVGVRFATWRERAVLVAATGLGTAAVAAVFLAWPTLSWNPWPDAYIFVGTLAAMYAQARGWVEFWIAWLAVDVVGVPLNFHSGLPFSGLVYIVYFALVIAGMAAWWRQGRGGAAAAVPQAQAPAQAREQAQLLEQTQVQTQAPAQAQEGVAS comes from the coding sequence ATGAGCGTGGTCCACTGGCTCAACTCGCAGGCGTTCACCGCCTTCGACCAGCACGTCATCTGGTCCGACCTGATCGGCAACCTGCTCGGCCTGGCCGCCCTCGCCCTGGGCTGGCGGCGGGCGATGCTCACCTGGCCGGTCCAACTCCTCTCCGGGGTCGTCCTGGTGGCCGCCTTCTGGGGCGCCCACCTCGGCGGCGGCGTCGGCAAGCAGTTCGTCGTCATCACCGTGGCCGTGTGGGGCTGGTACCAGTGGCGGCGCGGCAGCGCCGAAGGCGCCCGGGTCGGCGTCCGGTTCGCCACCTGGCGGGAACGGGCCGTGCTGGTGGCCGCCACCGGCCTGGGCACCGCCGCCGTCGCCGCGGTCTTCCTGGCCTGGCCCACCCTGTCGTGGAACCCGTGGCCCGACGCGTACATCTTCGTCGGCACGCTCGCCGCGATGTACGCGCAGGCCCGCGGCTGGGTGGAGTTCTGGATCGCCTGGCTGGCCGTCGACGTGGTCGGGGTGCCGCTGAACTTCCACAGCGGGCTGCCCTTCTCCGGCCTGGTCTACATCGTCTACTTCGCGCTGGTGATCGCCGGCATGGCCGCCTGGTGGCGGCAGGGCCGGGGCGGCGCGGCCGCGGCGGTGCCCCAGGCGCAGGCACCGGCGCAGGCACGGGAACAGGCACAGCTTCTGGAGCAGACCCAGGTACAAACCCAGGCACCGGCCCAGGCCCAGGAAGGAGTGGCGTCATGA
- a CDS encoding bifunctional 3,4-dihydroxy-2-butanone-4-phosphate synthase/GTP cyclohydrolase II, producing MTVTTASPERGLTEELVLDPIERAVADIAAGRPVVVVDDADRENEGDLVVAAEKVTPEIVAFMMSECRGLICVPMAGPDLDRLELPQMVADNTESMKTAFTVSVDASGAHGVTTGISAADRAATIRLLAEPASAAGDFVRPGHVFPLRARSGGVLVRPGHTEAGVDLARLAGLRPAAAIVEIAREDGTMARLPDLVPFARRHGLSIVSIADLVAYRRDAAPAVRREASTTLPTAYGDFRAYGYRGTEDGVEHVALVAGDLGDGQDVLVRVHSECLTGDVFGSLRCDCGPQLQAALRRIGEEGRGVVLYLRGHEGRGIGLMSKLRAYELQERGRDTLDANLELGLPADARDYGAAARVLADLGVRSLRLMTNNPDKTGALVRHGLDVLGREPMPVQAGEHNLRYLRTKRDRMGHDLPWLDAAAR from the coding sequence ATGACCGTCACGACCGCGTCCCCCGAGCGGGGCCTCACCGAGGAACTGGTCCTCGACCCGATCGAGCGGGCCGTCGCCGACATCGCCGCCGGCCGGCCGGTCGTGGTCGTCGACGACGCCGACCGGGAGAACGAGGGAGACCTCGTGGTGGCCGCGGAGAAGGTCACCCCCGAGATCGTCGCGTTCATGATGAGCGAGTGCCGCGGCCTGATCTGCGTGCCGATGGCCGGACCCGACCTCGACCGGCTGGAACTGCCGCAGATGGTCGCGGACAACACCGAGTCGATGAAGACCGCCTTCACCGTCTCCGTGGACGCCTCGGGCGCCCACGGCGTCACCACCGGCATCTCCGCCGCCGACCGGGCCGCCACCATCCGGCTGCTGGCCGAACCCGCCAGTGCCGCGGGTGACTTCGTCCGCCCCGGCCACGTCTTCCCGCTGCGCGCCCGGTCGGGCGGGGTGCTGGTGCGCCCCGGCCACACCGAGGCCGGCGTCGACCTGGCCCGGCTGGCCGGGCTGCGGCCCGCCGCGGCGATCGTGGAGATCGCCCGTGAGGACGGCACCATGGCCCGGCTGCCCGACCTGGTGCCCTTCGCCCGCCGGCACGGGCTGTCCATCGTCTCCATCGCCGACCTGGTCGCCTACCGCCGCGACGCGGCGCCGGCCGTCCGCCGCGAGGCCAGCACCACGCTGCCCACCGCGTACGGCGACTTCCGCGCCTACGGCTACCGCGGCACCGAGGACGGCGTGGAGCACGTCGCCCTGGTCGCCGGGGACCTCGGCGACGGCCAGGACGTGCTGGTGCGCGTCCACTCCGAGTGCCTGACCGGGGACGTGTTCGGCTCGCTGCGCTGCGACTGCGGCCCGCAGCTCCAGGCCGCGCTGCGCCGGATCGGCGAGGAGGGCCGCGGCGTGGTGCTCTACCTGCGCGGCCACGAGGGGCGCGGCATCGGCCTGATGTCCAAGCTGCGCGCCTACGAACTCCAGGAGCGCGGCCGCGACACCCTGGACGCCAACCTGGAGCTGGGCCTGCCCGCGGACGCCCGCGACTACGGCGCCGCCGCCCGCGTCCTGGCCGACCTCGGGGTGCGCTCGCTGCGGCTGATGACCAACAACCCGGACAAGACCGGCGCGCTGGTCCGCCACGGCCTCGACGTGCTCGGCCGCGAGCCGATGCCCGTCCAGGCCGGCGAGCACAACCTCCGGTACCTGCGCACCAAGCGGGACCGGATGGGCCACGACCTGCCCTGGCTCGACGCGGCGGCGCGCTGA